The following are encoded together in the Falsibacillus albus genome:
- the dnaX gene encoding DNA polymerase III subunit gamma/tau, with protein MSYQALYRVWRPQSFQDVVGQEHVTKTLQNALLHQKISHAYLFSGPRGTGKTSAAKILAKAVNCERAPIAEPCNECDSCRGITDGSISDVIEIDAASNNGVEEIRDIRDKVKFAPSVVSYKVYIIDEVHMLSMGAFNALLKTLEEPPKHVIFILATTEPHKIPLTIISRCQRFDFKRITSHDIVNRMKHIAEESDIVFEEKALQVIARAAEGGMRDALSLMDQAVSFGQDSVTLDDALTVTGSVAQSYLNKLARAIHENDTGTAIRSLEDLLYHGKDPARFTEDFILFFRDMLLHQTAPNLEESLERVLLDDEFKELAEAIPSQQIYEYIEVLNKTQQDMKFSNNARIYLEVSLVKLCQTSGVAQPRESGDYQALLSRLNELEGELRELKAKGIAAAPAEPAAQTAKKPARSAKGFRAPVGKIQKILKEATRQDLNLIKSRWGDMLEMLNQRQMRSQAALLNDAEPVAASAAAFVLKFKYEIHCQMAMDNHKFLESISMILHEFTGTSYQTVGVPEEQWLQIREDFIQHQQDEGEGGEEGGSNEEDPFIAEAKKLVGTDLLEIND; from the coding sequence GTGAGTTATCAAGCTTTATACCGTGTTTGGCGGCCACAGTCTTTTCAAGATGTCGTCGGTCAGGAACATGTGACCAAAACACTTCAAAATGCCCTCCTGCATCAAAAAATTTCTCATGCATATTTATTTTCCGGTCCAAGGGGAACAGGGAAAACAAGTGCAGCGAAGATTTTAGCAAAGGCCGTCAACTGTGAGAGAGCCCCTATTGCTGAACCATGCAACGAGTGTGATTCCTGCAGAGGCATCACCGATGGCTCGATCTCAGATGTCATTGAAATAGATGCCGCATCCAATAATGGAGTGGAAGAAATCCGCGACATCCGCGACAAAGTGAAATTTGCCCCAAGTGTGGTTTCCTATAAAGTATATATTATCGATGAGGTTCACATGCTTTCCATGGGCGCTTTCAATGCGTTGTTAAAAACATTGGAGGAGCCGCCGAAACACGTCATTTTCATCCTTGCGACCACCGAACCTCATAAAATCCCATTGACCATCATTTCTCGCTGTCAGCGCTTCGATTTCAAGAGGATCACCTCACACGACATAGTCAACCGCATGAAGCATATTGCTGAAGAATCGGATATCGTCTTCGAGGAAAAGGCCTTGCAAGTCATTGCTCGTGCAGCAGAAGGCGGGATGAGGGATGCTTTGAGTCTTATGGATCAGGCCGTCTCATTCGGGCAGGATTCCGTTACGCTGGATGACGCCCTTACGGTGACGGGGTCTGTCGCCCAGTCATATTTGAATAAATTAGCAAGAGCAATCCATGAGAATGATACCGGAACCGCAATCCGCTCATTGGAGGATTTGCTGTATCACGGAAAAGACCCTGCACGCTTCACTGAGGATTTTATCTTGTTCTTCAGGGACATGCTTCTCCATCAAACAGCACCGAATCTGGAGGAGTCATTAGAGCGGGTCTTGCTGGATGATGAGTTTAAGGAACTCGCAGAAGCGATTCCCTCTCAACAGATATATGAATATATTGAAGTGTTAAACAAAACCCAGCAGGATATGAAATTTTCCAACAACGCCCGCATCTATTTAGAGGTTTCCCTCGTCAAGCTCTGCCAAACATCCGGTGTGGCACAGCCAAGGGAAAGCGGTGATTATCAGGCTCTTCTTTCAAGGTTGAATGAGCTTGAAGGAGAATTGCGCGAATTGAAGGCGAAAGGCATTGCCGCTGCTCCTGCCGAGCCTGCTGCACAAACTGCCAAAAAACCAGCGCGCTCCGCTAAGGGCTTCCGTGCACCAGTAGGAAAAATCCAAAAAATCCTGAAGGAAGCAACAAGGCAGGATTTAAATTTGATAAAAAGCCGCTGGGGAGATATGCTTGAGATGCTGAACCAGCGTCAGATGAGGTCGCAGGCAGCGCTTCTAAATGATGCTGAACCTGTAGCCGCTTCAGCGGCAGCGTTCGTACTTAAGTTCAAGTATGAAATCCATTGCCAAATGGCGATGGATAACCATAAATTTTTAGAGTCGATTTCCATGATCCTGCACGAATTCACCGGTACTTCCTACCAAACGGTTGGAGTTCCTGAAGAGCAATGGCTGCAAATCAGGGAAGACTTCATCCAGCATCAGCAAGATGAAGGAGAAGGCGGAGAAGAAGGCGGCTCTAATGAAGAAGATCCGTTTATTGCGGAAGCAAAGAAACTAGTGGGTACAGACCTGCTGGAAATTAATGATTAA
- a CDS encoding YbaB/EbfC family nucleoid-associated protein, translating into MRGMGNMQNMMKQMQKMQKKMAEAQEELNEKRIEGTAGGGMVTVVISGQKEVLEVNIKEEVVDPDDIEMLQDLVLAATNDAIKQVEELTNKTMGQFTKGLNLPGF; encoded by the coding sequence ATGCGTGGTATGGGAAATATGCAAAACATGATGAAGCAAATGCAAAAAATGCAAAAGAAAATGGCTGAGGCCCAAGAAGAATTAAACGAAAAAAGAATTGAAGGAACTGCAGGAGGCGGGATGGTAACGGTCGTCATCTCCGGCCAAAAAGAAGTATTGGAAGTCAACATCAAAGAAGAAGTAGTCGATCCAGACGATATCGAAATGCTTCAAGACTTGGTGCTAGCTGCAACGAACGATGCAATTAAACAGGTGGAAGAACTGACGAACAAAACGATGGGGCAGTTCACGAAAGGTTTGAACCTTCCGGGATTCTAG
- the recR gene encoding recombination mediator RecR: MHYPEPISKLIDSFMKLPGIGPKTAARLAFFVLSMKEDTVLDFAKALVEAKRNLGYCSVCGHITDQDPCYICEDQRRDKSVICVVQDVKDVIAMEKMKEFNGLYHVLHGAISPMDGIGPEDINIPDLLKRLQDETVQEVILATNPNIEGEATAMYISRLLKPSGIKITRIAHGLPVGGDLEYADEVTLSKALEGRREV; the protein is encoded by the coding sequence ATGCATTATCCTGAACCAATATCCAAGCTGATAGATAGCTTTATGAAATTGCCAGGAATCGGGCCGAAAACAGCGGCTCGACTGGCATTTTTTGTATTAAGCATGAAAGAAGACACCGTCCTTGATTTTGCCAAAGCACTTGTGGAGGCAAAAAGGAACTTGGGCTACTGCTCTGTCTGCGGGCACATCACAGACCAAGATCCTTGTTATATTTGTGAAGACCAAAGACGCGACAAAAGCGTGATCTGTGTTGTCCAAGATGTGAAGGATGTCATCGCCATGGAAAAAATGAAGGAATTCAATGGTCTATACCATGTACTTCATGGCGCCATTTCACCAATGGACGGTATTGGTCCAGAAGATATCAATATACCGGATCTGTTAAAGCGGCTCCAGGATGAAACAGTACAGGAAGTCATCCTAGCCACTAACCCGAATATTGAAGGAGAGGCTACTGCGATGTATATATCGCGCCTATTAAAGCCATCCGGAATTAAAATCACCCGCATCGCGCATGGACTGCCTGTCGGGGGAGATTTGGAATATGCAGATGAAGTTACGTTATCCAAAGCGTTGGAAGGCAGAAGAGAAGTCTGA
- a CDS encoding YaaL family protein: protein MLFKRKGKLRKEYNQKLIHNMEHAKQEWFRNRSLVKLSIDYNEDLICQTKLAEAKYFFLFKEVKKRNIIME from the coding sequence ATCTTGTTTAAACGAAAAGGAAAGCTAAGAAAAGAATATAATCAAAAGTTAATCCATAATATGGAGCACGCAAAACAAGAGTGGTTTCGGAATCGTTCCCTCGTTAAATTGAGCATCGATTATAATGAGGACCTCATATGTCAAACCAAATTAGCTGAAGCGAAATACTTTTTTCTTTTTAAAGAAGTGAAAAAAAGAAATATCATCATGGAATAA
- a CDS encoding pro-sigmaK processing inhibitor BofA family protein yields MSPVIIIAVLCGLMLFLLATGSVGRPFKLVGQICMKLMIGALFLFFLNAAGSKFGLHVPINLVTSSVSGFLGIPGMLGLAAIQLWILPH; encoded by the coding sequence TTGAGTCCTGTAATCATCATTGCGGTGCTATGTGGTTTAATGCTATTCCTGTTAGCGACCGGATCCGTTGGAAGACCATTCAAGCTAGTGGGCCAAATCTGTATGAAGCTGATGATTGGAGCTTTGTTCTTATTCTTCCTGAATGCCGCAGGAAGCAAATTCGGCCTGCATGTACCTATAAATCTGGTTACCTCTTCCGTCTCAGGCTTTTTAGGCATACCAGGAATGCTGGGATTGGCGGCCATTCAGTTGTGGATCCTGCCTCATTAA